From a single Nocardioides panacis genomic region:
- a CDS encoding MEDS domain-containing protein, translated as MNDLRMGIAGVGEIRPGMHLCAIYSGPDQRDRLLVPFMQEGLRHGDQCVCLIDGLEPRSMRQQTYGAAGRGDTPRSGHLGVYPASHAYLRAGKLAVEQMTTFLETHPASSTGDQLPLLRAAGEMSWGPREPGAEELSVHESAVTQVLAEVPALFLCLYDLQRFGVEMLVNVLRIHSQVLLDGTVLHNPHCLAPTDYPKTTPPAVVSYPLADLHLGPVGEGDQWLSLTGAEVRVAELVASGMTNRAIAEQLIVSPHTVDAHLKHMYVKLGIHSRVELTVLALRHGPPAA; from the coding sequence GTGAACGACCTTCGCATGGGGATTGCAGGGGTGGGCGAGATCCGTCCGGGAATGCACCTTTGCGCGATCTACTCGGGACCGGACCAGCGAGACCGGCTGCTGGTGCCGTTCATGCAGGAGGGGCTGCGCCACGGCGACCAGTGCGTCTGCCTCATCGACGGCCTCGAGCCGAGGAGCATGCGGCAGCAGACGTACGGAGCGGCAGGTCGCGGCGACACGCCCCGTTCCGGGCACCTCGGCGTCTACCCGGCCTCCCACGCCTACCTCCGGGCCGGGAAGCTCGCCGTCGAGCAGATGACTACGTTCCTCGAAACCCACCCGGCGTCGTCCACCGGCGACCAGCTCCCCCTGCTGCGGGCAGCCGGGGAGATGTCCTGGGGACCGCGTGAGCCCGGCGCGGAGGAGCTGTCCGTCCACGAGTCCGCCGTCACCCAGGTCCTCGCCGAGGTGCCCGCCTTGTTCCTCTGCCTGTACGACCTGCAGCGGTTCGGGGTGGAGATGCTCGTCAACGTGCTCAGGATCCACTCCCAGGTGCTCCTCGACGGGACCGTGCTCCACAACCCTCACTGCCTGGCGCCGACCGACTACCCGAAGACCACGCCCCCCGCCGTCGTCAGCTACCCCTTGGCCGACCTCCACCTCGGACCCGTGGGCGAGGGTGACCAGTGGCTGTCCCTCACCGGCGCCGAGGTCCGGGTCGCCGAGCTCGTGGCGAGCGGCATGACGAACCGCGCGATAGCCGAGCAGCTGATCGTGTCGCCCCACACCGTGGACGCGCACCTCAAGCACATGTACGTGAAGCTCGGTATCCACTCGCGCGTCGAGCTCACGGTCCTCGCACTCCGGCACGGCCCCCCGGCCGCCTGA
- a CDS encoding thioredoxin family protein — protein sequence MVDDRGRQEETWHVTGEARRGRGTRARMLACRLCGHRNRVLSGALDLPRCRDCHGPLPWLVDASDVDFAGVADAAALPVLVDLWAPVGPHGPRVIPVMEQVAGDLAGQVKVVKVNVEGAPRLSRRFSVQASPTLLVMEGGRLVACKCGPAPAYEILGWVEQVLPRAVAQLADPRNRG from the coding sequence GTGGTCGATGATCGCGGCCGGCAGGAGGAGACGTGGCACGTGACGGGTGAGGCGCGCAGGGGGAGGGGGACCCGGGCGCGGATGCTCGCGTGCAGGCTGTGTGGTCACCGGAACCGAGTGCTGTCCGGAGCGCTCGACCTCCCCCGGTGTCGCGACTGTCACGGCCCGCTGCCCTGGCTCGTGGACGCCTCGGACGTCGACTTCGCCGGCGTCGCGGACGCCGCTGCGCTGCCGGTGCTGGTGGACTTGTGGGCGCCTGTCGGCCCCCACGGTCCCAGGGTGATCCCGGTGATGGAGCAGGTGGCCGGCGACCTGGCGGGCCAGGTGAAGGTGGTCAAGGTCAACGTCGAAGGCGCGCCCCGGCTGTCCCGCCGCTTCTCGGTGCAGGCATCTCCGACCCTTCTCGTCATGGAAGGGGGAAGGTTGGTCGCCTGCAAGTGTGGACCGGCCCCTGCCTACGAGATCCTCGGGTGGGTCGAGCAGGTTCTCCCCCGCGCGGTCGCGCAGCTGGCGGATCCCCGGAACAGGGGATGA
- a CDS encoding AraC family transcriptional regulator, with amino-acid sequence MSEPAQAEAIVTDFYLPHRLEVSPRQGDLNMSLTAVRLDQLTIGRLAYGQEIGLVTDEATNFHVDLPLAGHAEMSAGASEPVIAQWGKAAVFSPGEPAGLHGSADCSLMCLMIPRGSLEATLEELLGRSIGRALRFDFAMHLRGPVGRSWVDTLQLVLRELDDGPGLLTNQRAGRHVQSLLLDGLLLGQPNSYSEELAGGTRPGSSAAIARAVDLVNDRADEPWSSTSLAREVHASVRALQEGFKRDVGRPPMRYLRDVRLRRVHGDLQGASSKSTTVEAVAIRWGFLHMGRFAAAYRAAFGETPSTTLAGEGTSRLVLGVA; translated from the coding sequence GTGAGCGAGCCGGCTCAGGCCGAAGCGATCGTCACTGACTTCTACCTGCCGCACCGACTCGAGGTGTCGCCGCGCCAGGGTGACTTGAACATGTCCTTGACCGCGGTCAGGCTCGACCAGCTCACCATCGGGCGGCTGGCGTACGGGCAGGAGATCGGGCTCGTGACGGACGAGGCCACGAACTTCCACGTAGACCTTCCTCTGGCCGGACACGCCGAGATGAGTGCGGGAGCGTCCGAACCTGTCATCGCGCAGTGGGGGAAGGCAGCGGTCTTCTCCCCTGGGGAGCCGGCTGGTCTGCACGGGAGTGCGGACTGCTCGCTGATGTGCCTCATGATTCCCCGGGGAAGCTTGGAGGCAACTCTCGAGGAGCTCCTGGGACGGTCGATCGGGCGAGCCCTGCGCTTCGACTTCGCCATGCACCTGCGGGGACCGGTAGGTCGTTCCTGGGTCGACACCCTGCAGCTGGTGCTACGCGAGCTCGATGACGGGCCGGGGCTCCTCACGAACCAGCGCGCCGGCCGGCACGTCCAGTCGCTCCTGCTGGACGGGTTGTTGCTCGGCCAGCCGAACAGCTACAGCGAGGAGCTGGCCGGCGGAACACGGCCGGGCTCGAGTGCGGCGATTGCTCGAGCCGTCGACCTCGTCAACGACAGGGCAGACGAACCCTGGTCGAGCACCTCGCTGGCTCGAGAGGTGCATGCCAGCGTCCGAGCACTTCAGGAGGGCTTCAAGCGGGACGTGGGCAGGCCACCCATGCGGTATCTGCGGGACGTGCGTCTGCGCCGCGTCCACGGCGACCTCCAAGGAGCGAGCTCCAAGAGCACGACCGTCGAGGCCGTCGCCATCCGTTGGGGCTTCTTGCACATGGGTCGGTTCGCCGCTGCCTACCGCGCCGCGTTCGGCGAGACTCCGTCGACGACGCTCGCTGGGGAGGGGACGAGCCGCCTCGTCCTCGGGGTCGCCTGA
- a CDS encoding response regulator transcription factor → MLVAAIRAHETVLLDGTVLVSSHDQVGAGHGAAAGVQAHREQAAAGDGWDALTVSELRIVAHVADGKTNRAIAKILVVSRHTVDAHLKHIYIKLDIHTRVELTALALQHPGEW, encoded by the coding sequence ATGCTGGTGGCCGCGATCAGGGCGCACGAAACGGTGCTCCTGGACGGCACCGTGCTGGTGAGCTCGCACGACCAGGTCGGTGCGGGCCACGGTGCGGCGGCAGGCGTCCAGGCCCACCGCGAGCAGGCAGCCGCAGGTGATGGCTGGGACGCCCTGACGGTGTCGGAGCTACGGATCGTGGCTCACGTGGCGGACGGGAAGACGAATCGAGCGATAGCCAAGATCCTGGTGGTCTCACGCCACACGGTCGATGCCCACCTGAAGCACATCTACATCAAGCTGGACATCCACACCCGCGTCGAGCTCACTGCCCTCGCGCTGCAGCACCCTGGCGAATGGTGA
- a CDS encoding MEDS domain-containing protein, with translation MGHGEGGADMRAGTHWCALYSDPAERERARFAFLREGQRRGDRCVSLVDHLDGALALDHPGVGRTADGHRPAVHRASDVCLRAGQFSADRMTSFLTDRAHRPAETRPPLLRVSVEMGWLLRQPRAVDDLLLYESTTHQAVEQLSAVVMCVYDLPSLGWRCWWPRSGRTKRCSWTAPCW, from the coding sequence ATGGGGCACGGAGAGGGGGGGGCCGACATGCGCGCTGGGACCCATTGGTGTGCGCTCTACTCGGATCCGGCTGAGCGCGAGAGGGCCCGGTTCGCCTTCCTCCGCGAGGGGCAGCGGCGCGGGGACAGGTGCGTGTCGCTGGTCGACCACCTCGACGGTGCGCTGGCGCTCGATCACCCGGGCGTCGGGAGGACCGCAGACGGCCATCGGCCGGCTGTCCATCGCGCATCGGACGTCTGTCTGCGGGCCGGCCAGTTCTCGGCGGACCGCATGACGTCGTTCCTGACCGATCGTGCGCACCGTCCCGCCGAGACGCGGCCCCCGCTCCTGCGTGTGAGCGTGGAGATGGGCTGGCTCCTGCGGCAGCCGCGGGCGGTGGACGACCTCTTGCTCTACGAGTCGACCACGCACCAGGCGGTGGAGCAGCTGTCCGCGGTGGTCATGTGCGTGTACGACCTGCCCTCCTTGGGGTGGAGATGCTGGTGGCCGCGATCAGGGCGCACGAAACGGTGCTCCTGGACGGCACCGTGCTGGTGA
- a CDS encoding NADPH-dependent FMN reductase → MSGYQVGYFVGSLSSASINRVLSRALIRLAPEDLQFTEIGIRDLPLYSPDFDDHFPPEATALKEAIARADAVLFVTPEYNRSIPGALKNAIDWASRPWGQNSFHHIPAGVIGASVGPIGTAVAQQSLRAVLSFCNARQMTAPEAYIYFSHSVFADNGEVTNEETATFLRNYMTEFRDYVERVLTVLPRARDHEPLG, encoded by the coding sequence ATGTCTGGGTACCAGGTCGGCTACTTCGTCGGCAGTCTGTCATCCGCGTCGATCAACCGTGTCCTGTCGCGTGCGCTGATCCGGCTGGCGCCCGAGGACCTCCAGTTCACAGAGATCGGGATCAGGGACCTGCCCCTCTACAGTCCCGACTTCGACGACCACTTTCCGCCTGAGGCAACCGCGCTCAAGGAGGCCATCGCACGCGCGGACGCCGTCCTGTTCGTCACCCCGGAGTACAACCGGTCCATCCCCGGCGCCCTGAAGAACGCCATCGACTGGGCGTCCCGGCCGTGGGGCCAGAACTCCTTCCACCACATCCCCGCGGGCGTGATCGGGGCATCGGTGGGTCCGATCGGCACTGCGGTGGCCCAGCAGAGCCTTCGCGCGGTCCTGAGCTTCTGCAACGCCCGTCAGATGACCGCGCCGGAGGCCTACATCTACTTCTCGCACTCGGTGTTCGCGGACAACGGCGAGGTGACCAACGAGGAGACCGCGACCTTCCTGCGCAACTACATGACCGAGTTCCGGGACTACGTGGAGCGGGTGCTGACCGTCCTCCCCCGCGCCCGCGACCACGAGCCTTTGGGCTGA